The genomic stretch CAGATACGCGTGTACGGCGCGACGAATTTTCTCATCGACGATCTGAAGGCCAACCCGCACGATCTAACCGTGGCGATCAAAGTTCAGCTGCCTCATATACACGTGAACGGCGACTATGATGTGCAGGGGAGGCTGTTGCTGCTTCCGTTGAACGGCGGCGGTAATTTCAAAGGAAATTTCAGTGAgtattttgttaattttataagtaCGAATTTAAGTAGGTAAATCTAGTGGTAGTAAATCTAATAGACTAGAGGACACTGTTTATGTCTGAGACTGCACAAGTCTGtgcttatatatataattctattaattatgttatattatatatattatataattatattaaggagaattttttgttcatttatacagggtgttattTGTGGTAATAATAATTAGTGACGCCACGATTTTACTAGCACTTAAGAGAATCTGACAAATAAATGTTGCAATTGCAATGTAGAAAAACTCAGAGAAAATGTTTCATTCAAAATAATCAAGGTcatgttcatttctttttaattgcaTAGTATTTTAAAAGGTACTCAAGAGGTACTCTAAATACAATGGTCCTTCTTAAGAATAATATTGACATGtatgttaattattatacatataggatatacaatataatatatatataactatatataatattatgtatattatactgATATGTgctaataatatcaatattaatattattataatattaattattatatatgtacatatattattaatatattatagtatactagttattactatattaatatagtatattatagtatatatattatattattaatatatatactaataaaatatcaatattaatattattacaatattatacaatataattattatatatgtatattaaaaagaaaagaaacttcCTGCCGTCTATTATGGACAACCCTGTAGTTCCACTGcgataaaaatattacaatCTTACCTTAacaaaattgtattattattgtcgAGATCCACGCAAGTTTACACAatgtaattattgtaattattatttgccAGCTAACACTGAAGCGCAGGTGACTGCCCAAGGCAGAGAAGTTACCGACAAAAATGGCGTCCAGAGGCTCGAAATCGACAAACTCGTGACGAAAATTCGCGTCGGCGATGGAAACATAAAACTGAAAGCGCCACCCTCGCATAGCGTAGCCGGTAAGTATCTTCTCTCCCACGTACACATACTAtactatttttctttaattatcGAAAAATTATCGTACGAAATTgggtcttgcgactcgtacgacagttagacttttaacaattatttatacctAGTCTTTGACATTACAAAAATCATCTTGGAACGTGgcgtaacaattttagcggcgtctcagagtcgccgctcgagcgcaaagggttaacaagggttttatgcgtacgaaattgagtcttgcgactctcTTGCGAATTTTAACAATATCTTTACACCAAAGCTTCGATATTACaacaattataacaattttagcggtgtcccgagagcaaagggttaacaatatATTGCGACAAATCGAATAGAAATCCGTTCGTTCTCGAGAACGCGGCTCTCCGGCGCCGCTACTTTCCATCTGGAAGCGCCCATTGTGCCGAAACTTTCCCCAACGAATTTCTTGTTTGCAGCGGACGCAGCCGCGACCTTCTtcaattcaaatccacgcctgGTTCTGGACATCGCCAGCCCAATCATCGAGGACACCGCGGCGACCGTGAGCAGAGCGCTGGCCGCCAGAGCGTTGGGTGTGCTCACCAAGACGGAATTGCTTCCGTAGTAGTCTCCTCCGACGGTTCTTCCTCGGCTTTGTTGGATCTGTGTCTACGATAGCAGAAACGAGTCGTCTGCCGCAGCTGCGATGATTGTAGTCGAGGCAAAATCGATTGACCGTTCCAAAGACGGGAGAGGATCACCCCTCCCTTCCCCCTCCCTCTCTGCGTTCGCTGTTAAATCTTTTGGATTTATTCGTTGCAAGAATTGTTCGGGGAAATATTGTTCGTTCTTCTTGTTAGTATTTGTTTGTACGCGTCGACCGCAACCATTTGCTTGTGGTAGACGAGTGATAGGCGACGATTAAtcaaaaaaatgtgtaattatcTCGCATCGTTTGCATCGTCGACGAGTTAATTTGTGCCGGTgatttcgattatttcgtcccggtatttatttttgtattcgaGCTTGTTGAAAAGTATTTTTCTATTAGcaaattattatgtatatgtgtattatataaaatatatatataaataatacaataataataataatatatagtatgtataataacatatataatatataatatgtataataatatcattatcatatattaaatataatatataatatatgatgtgtataataatattattatcatgtattaaatataatatataatataggatatgtataataatattattatcatatattaaatataatatatgataataatcatATATCATCAAATTTCTATACCATTGCGAAATTTGTTTAACAACAATCGTGAGAACATAATATCTTTTAAATACTTCGGCAACGAAATtggacaaattcatgcgattacTCTTGCTTCAACGGCTGTCCGTCACAAATTCTTTAGTAAACAATTAAACAATGTAAACAATTGCAACATGAAACAAGTGACTCAACTCAGTTAAAAATTTCTTTCAAAATTGCCGGCACATACATTTTGAACGCACAGCATCGTTCGACGCGATGCAGAATATTATTTGTAAAAATACAAAGTcactttcctttctttttttattattataatccaAGCAACATGTAACAAAGGAAACTCTTCACCGTTGAATCGACCAGAATGGAAAGGCGAAGAATCTGATGTAATCAGCGAGGTACACACGCAGGTCCTCGACAAGCCCGACCGGCCAATTTATTCTGCCTCTGGTAAAACGAGAGAGCAGCAAAATTCCTCGATGGTAAAATCGACGGGAGAACAATTTGTCTCAGTCCGAAGATATCGTAATTATGTACACGATATCGTCGATGCTTTAGCTTTTAAATCGTCGTAGAGGCGAATGGgtttttacaataaaaatgatttgCAACGTCGACGCAGCCTTGGACTCCGTTGTCGATCGATGCATACGCAATGTGATTATCCGTAGACTCATAAGTGATTTGATGTACGAGCAACTATATTTATTCGTTGTTCCAAGTTCGCTATTGTTAGATAATGTATGTGCTACCATATTGTTGCTACCATGATCCTTTGTTTTGTATTCGTTACTTGTACATTCTATTTTGCAGTACGTCAAATAAAACGCCGtgaataaattaatttagtCTCTCGTTGTCGATGAAACTCGACGCCGCGACAAATTGTTTgaatatacagggcgtcccaaaaatgtctcgcaatccggaaatggcgggttcctcggatcatttgaagcaactttttcctttgcgaaaatgttctccgaggcaccgttaacgagttatcaacgaaaaacagtgaccaataagaatcgagtacggctgacgcgaggcgacccagccaaccagcgcgcgaagcccagttccgctcattggctcggtcgcctcgcgccagcc from Megalopta genalis isolate 19385.01 chromosome 16, iyMegGena1_principal, whole genome shotgun sequence encodes the following:
- the LOC117224536 gene encoding circadian clock-controlled protein daywake, coding for MIAFLGLFLIAAWTGDAVAELPPGVQSCPRTNDLAQYNRCVLKQLDAITPYLAKGIPSLKLPALDPLYLPSLTVDRNLEALKIKANMSQIRVYGATNFLIDDLKANPHDLTVAIKVQLPHIHVNGDYDVQGRLLLLPLNGGGNFKGNFTNTEAQVTAQGREVTDKNGVQRLEIDKLVTKIRVGDGNIKLKAPPSHSVAADAAATFFNSNPRLVLDIASPIIEDTAATVSRALAARALGVLTKTELLP